The segment CTGCGGGTATTCCGCAAGGAGCTATTATTGCCGAAGCGATGAATTTGCCATTTATCTATGTGAGAGACAAGGCCAAATCTCATGGTATGACCAATAGAATAGAAGGCCAAATTCAACCTGGAAAGAATGTCGTGGTAATCGAAGATTTGATCTCAACGGGAGGGAGCTCTATCAGAGCCATAGAGGCACTCAGAGAGGTAGACATGAAGGTGTTGGGACTTGCGGCGATCTTTTCTTATGGCTTTCCAGATGCTGACAAAAATTTCGAAGCTGCTGAGGTAGATTATTTTACTTTGTCAGGTTATGATGTGCTATTGGATATTGCTATCCATGAGAAGTATATAGAGAAGGAGGTGTTGTCATCTCTGTCTGCATGGAAAGATGATCCAGCCAGCTGGAAAGTATGATTGGATTGATTGATCGGTTACAAATCCATTTTTGTACTTTTCTTCACACGGAGTGTGTCAAGCAGCTTTTCTAAAACTTCTCGATCACACCTAAACCAAATAGGGCAAAGTCATATTTGACTGGGTCATATGGGTCTAATTGTCGTAGTTGCTGGGTCAATTCAGAGGCAGTTTGCCAATCACTTTGTTCGCGTTGTAGCAGATTTAGTTTGATCGCGGTTCGCTGTACATGTACATCCAGTGGACAGATCAGACTCGCAGGAGATAGGTTCTTCCAAATGCCGAAATCTACACCCTGATCGTCTTGCCTCACCATCCATCGCAAATACATGTTGAGTCTTTTGCATGCAGATTTGCGTGCAGGTGTTGAAACATGCTTCTTTGTTCGGTCTGGTGCATATTCTAAGCTGAAAAATCGATCATGGTAGTGTTTGAGATTGGTGTATGTATCATTGGGCAAAGAAGAAATGAACGCCTCTTCCAATGAATCATGTTGGGTGTAGTGGTGTTTGAGATAGGCAATGAAATAGAGGGTGTCGGTGGCATTGAACGTGCGGTGCTTGAATGCAGTAAGTGCTTTGAGATCTGAGTCGGTATGGTTTAGCACAAAATCATGAGGAGCATTGTCCATGGTGGCTAACAGTTCTTTGCACTTGTTGATGATCGTTTTCCTCAGTCCCCAAGCCAAAGTGGCCGCAAAAAGACCAGCAATCTCAATGTCCTGTTTTTTTCTAAAAGCATGAGGAATACAGATGGGGTCTTCTGGAATGAAATTAGGCTGATTGTATAGCTCTACTTTCTGATCTAAGAAATCTTTGAGTCTATCGGTGATCATTCTTTGGTGTATTGCGTGAGCACAGGGATCTTGGAATCTATTCCTCCCAAACCAACAAAGGCAGCATGAGAGATGCGCATCATCACATTTTTATTCAACCCTGTTTCTGGCAATGCCCCCACTACACGTACATATACTTTTTTGCCATTCATTTGATTTTGTACGAGGATCAAGGTGCCTACAGCAGCTTGTTTGTGTAAGGCGAGGTATTTGGAGGTATGATCTGTGTCTTCTATCTCCATCACGAATCCCTCTTGTTTGATCTCTGTTTTCCCAGCCTCGTTGACACTAGATTTGGTTTTGATATCTGAATTGTCCGTCTTGACATAGATCGTGTCAAGCGCAAATTTCTTTTTCTTGGGAATAAGGAGAGGGTCCTTGGTTTCAGCTTTTTCTTCCCGTGGTACACCACTTGCCACGATGAGTTTTTGCCCAATACTGAGATTGTAAGATTGAAGCTGGTTCCATGTCGTTAATTCATCTAGTGTGACTCCATATTGCTTGGAAATACCAAACATGGTCTCTTGTGGTTGTACGATGTGGTAAGTCGCCGTATTGAGAGGAAGTGTATTGACTTCTGCTGTTTTTGGAACGGGTTTGATTGATTTTTCGGGTTTCAGCAATAAGGTATCACCAATGCCAATGTTGTTGGAGGTGAGATGGTTGTATCGAATAATTGAATCAATCGGGATTTGGTAGTTTCTAGAAATAGCGAAGAGTGTTTCACCTGTCTTGACAATATGAGTACTTGACTGATTTGAGGGTTGAGGCGCTGAAGTCTTGCTTTCAGACAAGTCTGTGTCCGTGCTATCTTTTTTCTTCTTGGTATAGGGGATGGTTAATTCATCGTACATCTTGAGACCAGTGATGATGGATGGATTGTACTTTTCTATTTCGGATATTTCTACGTCATATCGTTTGGAGATTGAGTAGAGGGTTTCTTTGGGCTCTACTCTGTGAATGATGAATTTTTTTCCTTTGATTTTTTCCATCCTCAAACTATCTAGCGAACTGCTATAACCTAGTAAGACCATAGAAATGAAAAGTATCGTAAAGAGAAGTGTTTTATAATTCAATGACATTCAGTGTTTGTTTTCCTGTAATAAAAATCAAATGATTGTGGCAAATGAAAAAGGTGTATTTGCCAATTCCTTTCAGTCCTTCGGCTAGCAAATACCTGTCCAATACCTCGCCTTTTGAATCCAAAATCACCAAATGATTGGATACCTTTTGATTTTCAATCACATAGTATGATATCAGTATCGTATTGCCTTGTTTCAGGTATTCACAAGACTTGACAGGCGTATGACCCAGCCGTTTGAGTAGCTTCTCAAACCATGAAAAGTACGGTGTCTCATTGGAATAGGCAATTGGGTAGCGTACATCTGAGGATGGTGGGATTGGCTCATATTCATTTTCTGTACTGGCACCAGTATTCAAATCAATCGTCACGGTCTTACCTACAAACATCGAATGAGGAACTTTGATCCAGTGGTCTCCGTGATCCAATATTTGTGAATGGGTCAGTGTTATATATGGTTCTGCTGCACCCCATCTAAAACAAAATATCTCTACCGAGTTGGGGTTGTTTTGGTCAGAGAAACGCTGCGTCAATACATAATCCTCCCCAAAATCTTTGAGTACAATGTTTTTGTATTCAGTTGTGACCGTGAGCTCGTTAGTGATTTCTTTTTGATCAAGATCTATGAGGTAAAAAGCAGGCAAATCATGGTGTAAAAACTCAATCAGCAATTGTCGACCCTCCGCATCAGGTTGGAGGTAGAGAATAGGGCCAGGAAGTTCTAGTTCGAGGGGTGTGAGGTTCGTAGCTGAGGACAAAATATTCTCCGAATTAAATTAAAGTCACAAATTAGGGGATAAATGAATATTATTGCCAAAACACAGATTCAAAATCAAAAATTACTTGAAATGAAACTTCGGCCTATCTACTTTATCCTATGGGGATGCTTACTCTTTTCTGCTTTACAAAGTTACGGGCAATCGGACAGTACTTTGGTTTTTTTGATCAAACTACAATCTGAAATCGACCCACGAACCAATCGCTATACAGAACTGGCGCTGGACAAAGCGAACGAGCTCAATGCTGACTATGTAGTCATCGAAATGGATACATATGGAGGGGCATTGACGGATGCCGATGACATACGTACCCGAGTTTTGGAATTCGAAAAACCGATCTACGTGTATATCAACAAGGATGCAGCATCTGCTGGAGCTTTGATCTCGATCGCTTGTGATAGCATCTATATGGCTGCAGGTGCGTCTATTGGGGCGGCAACTGTAGTGACCCAAGATGGTAGTGCAGCTCCAGATAAGTACCAATCTTATATGCGCTCCATTATGCGCTCAACCGCCGAGGCAACAGGTCGAAATCCATTGATCGCAGAAGCGATGGTGGATCAAACCATCGAGGTAGATAGCATCTCTACCAATGGTAAGGTGATTACTTTCTCTACGACCGAAGCGATCAAATATGGGTTCTGTGAAGCACAAGTCAAAAACATCGATGAGATCATGAAAAGATCAGGTGTGAGTGATTATGAAGTGCATGAGTTTGAATTGAGTACTGCTGACAAGATTATAGCGATCTTCATCAATCCTTTTGTGAGTGGAATCCTCATTTTGGTGATATTGGGAGGGATCTATTTTGAACTGCAAACTCCTGGAGTTGGGTTTCCTTTGCTGGCAGCTCTGCTGGCCCTGATCCTTTATTTTGTACCCTACTACATGAATGGTCTGGCGGAGTACTGGGAGATCTTGATCTTTTTTGTGGGGGTAATACTGATTGGGTTAGAGATTTTTGTGATTCCAGGATTTGGTGTAGCAGGAGTCTCTGGAATTATCTTGTCGGCTGGTTCTTTGGTACTGATGATGATCAACAACGATTTCTTTGACTTTTCATTTGTACCAGATGGAGAGATTGCTACAGCATCATTGACGACTTTTGTGGCTGTACTAGGTGCAGTGGTACTGATGTTTGTTGGAGGAGCAAAATTTACAGAATCGCGTGCGTTTAAGCGGATCGCGTTGCAAACTGTTTTGGATTCTAAGCAAGGGTATTCGGCTAATTTTAAGAAGGAATCATTGATTGGGAAGGAAGGGGTGGCTTATACGATTTTGAGACCCAGTGGAAAGGTCATGATCGATGATACCTTGCAAGACGCATCTAGTCGTGGAGAATACATTGACAAGGACGCCAAAATAGTGGTGATAGGAGAGGAGGGTAATTACTTAAAAGTAAAAGCAGTTGTATGAAAAGGATGTTTTTAGTATCACTGTTGTTCATCTTGACGATACGTTCTTATGGCCAAGAGAAGGAAATCGGGCAGTTACTCAATAAGTGGCATTTGGCGGCAGCCCATGCTGATCTAGAGGCCTATTTTGAATTCATGGCAGACGATGGGTATTATTTGGGAACAGATCAATTTGAGGTTTGGACAAAGGATGAGTTTTATGGTTTTTGTAAACCCTATTTTGATCAGAAAAAGACTTGGGATTTTACTGTAGAGAGACGCAAGATTTTTCTTACTGAAGACAAGAAGACGGCTTGGTTTGAAGAAGTATTGTCTACATGGATGGGGTCTTGTCGTGGCTCTGGTGTGTTGGTACTGACAGAGGAAGGATGGAAGTTGAAACAATACAATTTGGCAGTATTGGTATCTAACGACGATATTCAAGACTATTTGAAAATATTAAAAGAGAAGTAAGGATGAATAAGAAAACAGTGTTGATGGTGCTGTATTGGGTTTTGTTTTCAGGGGCGATATGGGCGTTTTATGTGGGCTTACGCTCGACAACTCAGCAGTTGGAGTACACTGGCTTGGCTTTGGTAATTTGGTTGGCTGCCTTTGGTGTAAACTGGTACATGAAAAGGATGAAGAATCACTAGAAGTAGTGAGTAATTAAGGACTTAGAATAGCTAACTTTATATAATCAACCTTATAAATTATGAAACAAAGTTTTACTAGAATTAGGGGTCAAGTTTTTTACTGTAGTCTGCTTAGCCTGTTTTTTATAGCTTGTGCAGAAGAATTTGATCCCCCAACTTTTGATGTAGAGCAAATAGAGGGATATCAGCCCATTTATGATGTAGAGCAGTTAGAAATTGATTTAACTGATCCCATAGATTATGTGGCACCTCGAAATGTAATCAAGTATCAGAATTTTCTATTCATCTCAGAGTTGGCTGGTGGGTTTCATGTACTCAACAATACCAACCCTGCCAGCCCAGTGAAGATAGGTTTTTTCAGCATTCCCTCGAATGAAAATATTGCAGCCAAGGGCAACGTAATTTATGCCGATTCAGGTCCACATCTTTTAGCCATGTCTATCGAGCAGGATGGTAGTATAGATGTGAGACGATTGGAAAATGTGTTTCAATATGGGAAGAGACGAAACAGAGAGTTTGATTTGACTATTGTACCTCCTAAGTCAGGCTACTATTTCGACTGTGTTGAAGATGAAAAAGGCGCAGTTGTCGGTTGGAAGAAGGTTATTTTGAACAATCCTCAATGCTATTTTTGATATGAAGAACCTACTAAAATATATCGTATTGTCAATGCTATCTGTAGTGATGGTTTCTTGTGAGGATGGCGACATTGGCTTTGAGTTTGATGACCAAGATGTGTCCACGAGTGGATCGATAGCCAAGTTTTACATCGACCAGACACACCTGTATGTGATTGAAGAGAACTCATTATCAGTGTTTGATATTACTGATTTCGAAAATATGCAAGTGAAGGCTCAAGTAGATATCAACCGTGAAGTGGAAACTATTTTTCGTCTGGGAGATGTTTTGTATTTGGGTACCACCACTGGTGTGTTGTTTTATGATATCAGCGATCCTAATCTACCAAGCTACCTATCTTCTTACAATCATTTTACAGGGTGTGATCCTGTGGTCTCTGATGGTCAGTATGCTTATACAACCTTGCGCAGCAATGCTGGTTGTGGCGGAGGGACCAATGTATTGGATGTAGTGGACATGTCAAATCTAGATAACCCAGTGTTGGTTAAGTCTTATGAAGTGGCATCACCTTATGGTTTAGTGCTATTCGATGACTATTTGTTCCTTGCTCAAGGAAGCAATGGAATGAAAGTCTTCGATATTTCAGATGTGAGCAACGCTATCGAAGTAGGCGCTTATAGCGATATCAAAGCTTTAGATTTTATCAGAGATGGCCAAAATATAATCATCAGAACTGAGTCAGGCATCACTCAAATCGCGGTAAATGCAGATGCTAGTTTCTCAGTGTTAAGCCAAATCAACTACTAATGAATTACTACATCAAACCCACTCTTGCAGTATTGTTTTTTTCAATGATGGTACGCATGGTTGCCGCACAAGAGAATCAACCCACTAAGGAAGTCCCAATAAAGGAAGCTCCTATGCAGGAAACCTCTGTAAAACAAGAAGCCTCGAACCCAGAGCAGGCCAATACTATACTAACTGCGTCAGATCCAATCCATGGTGTCTCTGTAGGGATGGCAGTGAACCTGTTCTCTCTTTTTGGCAACTATAATACATTCATGATGTCTGGCAATGTCGTGTTTAATGAGCAATTAGGAGTAGAAATAGGGGGTGGTCCTGTATTGCAATCTGAAGTGTGGACAAGATATATGCGCGACAATCAAAACACCTTTGCACCACATATTGGGATGTTCTTTGATATTTTAGGAATGGATAATGCTGAGAAGGGAATAGAGCAGCACCAAGGATATTCACTATTTGGAGAATTTAAATACTATGTTGTTCCAGGTCGCCATCAACCGTTTTTTGGTTTGGGTTATTCCTACCTTAACTCAAGATATACTACGAGTTATGTGGTAAAAATGAATCAAAGTCAAAAATATTATAGAAATGTAAAGCAAGATTATCAATCCATTGTCAATACTTATTATCTCATGATAGGTTACAGAGTGACTTTTGCTCAAGAGAAATTATTCTTAGAAGTGGGGGTCAATTTTAGACGGGTTTACAAAGAAGTGAGTCCTGAATTTGATAATCTAATAGGTGAAGTAGTGACGAACGAAGGCTTCGTCAAAGACATTGACAAGTATCCCTTGCCAGTTTCATTGGATTTGAAAATTGGATTGAAGGTATTTAATTGATGAAGCGAAAGCTTTCTGAGCCATTTGAGGCAATACTTTTTGATATGGATGGTGTTATCATTGACAGTGAGCCTATATGTCGTACTGTCATTGCCGCCATGTTGAAGGATCGTGGGCATGTAGTAAGCGTTGAATTACAAAATCAGTATGTAGGTAGGAAGACTTCTGAGATGTGGGCAGATTTTATTACGACATTCGATCTTGCCGAACCTGTATCAGCCCTCACTGCACAATCCGATAATCAATACCTTGAGTTGATCAAACATAGTGAGATGCAGCCAATCTCGGGGCTTATACCTCTACTGGACTATTTTCAATCCCTTAACAAAAAAATGATCGTAGCTTCTTCAGCTACTGCTTACAATATTCATTTAGTTTTAGATAAATTTGCCCTCTCTCACTATTTTGAAGGGCATGTAAGTAGCGATGAGGTCAAACAGGCAAAACCCAATCCTGATATTTTTTTGCTAGCAGCCAAAAAACTTGGTGTAAACCCAACGGACTGTTTGGTGATTGAAGATTCGAGAAATGGTATTCTCGCAGCTCGTGCTGCAGGTATGTCATCTGTCGGGTATCAAAATCCCCATTCGGGCAATCAGGATTTACAATTAGCAGATGCTGTAGTACATTCATTGAGCGAGATCATTGCTCTCGTCAACTAAGATTGATTAATAAATAAACTTGAATACGAATATGTTTCCAAAAGTAAATCCTGCGCTAACCGATTCATGGTCTGAACTAGAAGAGCACTATGAAAAAATATCTGGTGAACCGATCATCGATATGTTCAAAAATGACCCAGAGCGCTTCTCAAAGTTTTCGATCCAATGGAAGGAGTTTCTGGTGGATTACTCAAAAAATATCATCAACGATGAATCCATGTCGCTGCTGATGAAGCTGGCCAAAGAATGCGAACTGAAAGACGCAATCGAGGCGATGTTTACAGGAGAAAAAATCAACGAAACAGAAGACAGAGCAGTATTGCACACCGCTTTGAGAAGCAACAGTACTGAGCCGTTGAAAGTGGATGGTCAAGACATCAGACCTCTGATCCAAACTGAGTTGAAGAAAGTAGAATCTTTCGCTAATAAATTTCATGCTGGGGAGCTCAAAGGTTATTCTGGGAAGAAATTAAACACCATCGTCAACATTGGGATTGGTGGTTCTGATTTGGGCCCATATATGGTGACAGAGGCATTGAAACCATACAGCGTAGAAGGTATCAAAGCCTATTTCGTATCCAATGTGGATGGATCTCACCTGCATCAAGTACTCAAGCAAGTAAATCCAGAAGAAACTATCTTTATCGTGGCTTCTAAGACATTTACGACACAAGAAACGATGACCAATGCGCAGTCTGCCAAGGATTGGTTCTTGGGACATGCTAAAAATGAAGCGGAAATTGCGAAGCATTTTATCGCATTGTCTACTAACAAAGCATCTGTAGAAGCGTTTGGTATTGATTCCAAAAACATGTTTGAGTTTTGGGATTGGGTAGGAGGTAGATACTCTCTATGGTCATCGATCGGGGCGTCTATTGCTTTGACAGTTGGATTCAAAAACTTCAAAGAACTTCTAAATGGTGCAGAAGCAATGGATCTTCATTTCAGGGAAACTCCATTTGATAAGAATTTGCCTGTGATCATGGCTTTGTTGGGGATTTGGTACAACAATTTCTTTGGTGCGGAATCACATGCGATTCTACCATACGATCAGTATATGCACCGTTTTGCAAGTTACTTGCAGCAAGGAGACATGGAAAGCAACGGTAAGTTTGTAGATAGAAATGGAGAGCCAATCGCAATCCAAACAGGCCCAGTGATCTGGGGAGAGCCCGGTACCAATGGTCAGCACGCATTTTACCAATTGATACACCAAGGTACCAAGTTGATCGCATCGGACTTCATTGCAGCAGCTCAAAGCCAAAACCCAATGGGAGATCATCATCCTAAGTTGTTGGCTAACTTTTTTGCACAGACGGAGGCTTTGATGAAAGGAAAAATCGAAGACCAAGTCATCAACGAATTGCTCAAAGAGGGCAAAGAAGAAGAGGAAATTGAAGCATTGTTGCCATTCAAGGTATTTGAAGGCAATCAGCCGACCAACTCTATTTTGATTAAGAAAATCACACCATTCAACTTGGGTGCTTTGATCGCCATGTACGAACACAAGATATTCGTCCAAGGAGTGATTTGGAACGTATTCAGTTTTGATCAGTGGGGCGTGGAGTTAGGCAAGCAATTGGCGGGTCAAATTTTGCCAGAGCTCAAAGGCGATGAGAAAGTCGCGTCACATGATGCCTCTACCAACGGGTTGATCAATCAGTGGAAAGCTTGGAGATAAGTAAGAATATCTATTAATTGTCCCTTGAACCTCATCATGAGTTGATGTTCAAGGGAAATTTTCAAAATGAAATTGTAATATGAAGATAGCAGTAATAGCACATGATGGAAAGAAAGCTGAAATGGTTGGTTTTCTATTGGAGAACAAAGAGAAGCTAGAAGGAGCGGAGATTTGTGCTACAGGGACTACAGGTAGTCATGCCGAAAGAGGTGGATTGGTCGTGACTAAATATCTATCAGGACCAGTAGGAGGTGATGCACAGATTGCAACTTTGGTCGCAGAGAAGAAGTTGGATGTTGTGCTTTTCTTTCGTGACCCACTGGGCAAGCACGCCCATGAGCCAGACATCCAGATGCTGATGAGATTGTGTGATGTACACAACATTCCTTTGGCTACCAATCCTGCAGGAGCACAGTTGCTCTTGGATGGTTTGTATCAAAAGGGCGTTTGATCCCTCGCATGTAAAAAACATAAGCGGATGATGTGTTGTGAAGCAGGTCATCCGCTTTTTTGTGCACAAAAGACAAATGGGTTTTTGCCGTGAAAACGAACTAAAATAAATGCCTTTTGTGCGGTTCATGGATTGGAAACTAGATTACATTTGCTCCATTATTTTCATTATTAAAATCACTCGTGTTACATATTCGTAAAGCCACAGAAAAGGATCTTGCATTGATTCAGTCCATTGAGGAATCTTCGTTTCCAGTATTTCAGCGAAGCAATCTCAGAACCCTCAGATTGAGTCTATCCAGTGCCAATCAAGAGGTTTGGGTGTATGAAGATGAAAACAAAGAGACAGCTGGAGTATTGATTTTGCATTTGCACAAGCGTACTTTGAGAATTTTTTCTATTGGAGTAAAAGAGACGCACCAAGGTCAGGGCATAGGGACAAGTTTGTTGACACATGCTTGCAACTTGGCATTGACCTACGGCAATTACAAAGTGTCACTTGAAGCGAGTGTGACCAACGAAAAATTGATCAAGTGGTATCAAAACGCAGGTTTTGTGATCACCGAAAATCTAGACAATTACTACTGCGAAGGAGAAAGTGCCGTTCGCATGGTTTTTGAAATACCAGGAGCCAAAACCAAGACAGAGACAGAAAACATCGTCGTGGTTGACAAGCCTTCAGATTTCAAGTTTGACATAGATTCAATCAAGATCGTATCTGCTAAAAATTACATTTCCAATCAGGAATTTCACAATATCAAGAATGCGAGGATTTATAATCTTTGCAACTCTTATAGTTATCAAAGCATAGGCTACTACGTATCATTATTGGCCTCAGCGAGAGATCATCGAGTGATGCCTAGTGTATCCACCATTCGAGATTTCAACAGTACACAGATCACCCGATCAGTGACATACGAATTGGGCGAAGTGATCCAAGAAACGCTTTCTAAACACAAAGAGACAGAATATAATCTGTTGGTGTACTATGGTCAGACCAACAAGACTGGATTCAAGAAACTGGCACATCAGCTGTTTCAAGTTTTTGAATCACCCATCATTAGGATCAAATTCACCAAAGCAGATAAATGGTTGATACAAAAAGTATCACCTATGCGGGTGAGTAGTTTGACTGAGGAAGAACTTCAGTTGTTGTATCGATTTTCTAAGGATTACTTTTCGCGCAAGCGCTTCCATAAAACCAAGTCCAAGCAGTACAAGTACGACTTGGCGATTTTGGTCAACCCTACGGAGGCCACTCCGCCATCAGGTCCTCAAGCGCTGAGAGCGTTTAAGAAATCTGCCGAGAAATATGGCTTTTGTGTGGAGTTTATAACCAAGGAGGACATAGATCGTATTTCGGAGTTTGATGCCTTGTTCATTCGTGAGACAACCAATGCCAAAGATCATACTTATCTCATGTCCAGACTAGCCTATGCGGAGGGTTTGGTTGTGATCGATGATCCATGGTCGATTTTGCGTTGTTCCAACAAGATTTTTCAAAACGAAAAATTGAAGCAGCACAATGTATTGACACCAGCGACACAGATTTTGGTCAAGGGTGTGTTTAAACCTGAGCATGCCAATGGAATGAATTTTCCAGTAGTACTCAAGCAGCCAGATAGTGCTTTTTCTTTGGGTGTTTCCAAAGCCAATAACAAGGAAGAGTTGATCAGCCAAATGGCGTTGTTGTTCAAAAATTCTGATCTCGTAGTAGCGCAGGAATTTTTATACTCGGATTATGATTGGCGTATTG is part of the Reichenbachiella agarivorans genome and harbors:
- the pyrE gene encoding orotate phosphoribosyltransferase → MSNQGSNIALRSRIASELLRIKAIKLSPNEPFKWSSGWNSPIYCDNRLTLSYPDLRTMIKNAFVQDIKLRYPDAEVIAGVATAGIPQGAIIAEAMNLPFIYVRDKAKSHGMTNRIEGQIQPGKNVVVIEDLISTGGSSIRAIEALREVDMKVLGLAAIFSYGFPDADKNFEAAEVDYFTLSGYDVLLDIAIHEKYIEKEVLSSLSAWKDDPASWKV
- a CDS encoding TIGR02757 family protein; the encoded protein is MITDRLKDFLDQKVELYNQPNFIPEDPICIPHAFRKKQDIEIAGLFAATLAWGLRKTIINKCKELLATMDNAPHDFVLNHTDSDLKALTAFKHRTFNATDTLYFIAYLKHHYTQHDSLEEAFISSLPNDTYTNLKHYHDRFFSLEYAPDRTKKHVSTPARKSACKRLNMYLRWMVRQDDQGVDFGIWKNLSPASLICPLDVHVQRTAIKLNLLQREQSDWQTASELTQQLRQLDPYDPVKYDFALFGLGVIEKF
- a CDS encoding LysM peptidoglycan-binding domain-containing protein; translated protein: MEKIKGKKFIIHRVEPKETLYSISKRYDVEISEIEKYNPSIITGLKMYDELTIPYTKKKKDSTDTDLSESKTSAPQPSNQSSTHIVKTGETLFAISRNYQIPIDSIIRYNHLTSNNIGIGDTLLLKPEKSIKPVPKTAEVNTLPLNTATYHIVQPQETMFGISKQYGVTLDELTTWNQLQSYNLSIGQKLIVASGVPREEKAETKDPLLIPKKKKFALDTIYVKTDNSDIKTKSSVNEAGKTEIKQEGFVMEIEDTDHTSKYLALHKQAAVGTLILVQNQMNGKKVYVRVVGALPETGLNKNVMMRISHAAFVGLGGIDSKIPVLTQYTKE
- a CDS encoding NfeD family protein — encoded protein: MKLRPIYFILWGCLLFSALQSYGQSDSTLVFLIKLQSEIDPRTNRYTELALDKANELNADYVVIEMDTYGGALTDADDIRTRVLEFEKPIYVYINKDAASAGALISIACDSIYMAAGASIGAATVVTQDGSAAPDKYQSYMRSIMRSTAEATGRNPLIAEAMVDQTIEVDSISTNGKVITFSTTEAIKYGFCEAQVKNIDEIMKRSGVSDYEVHEFELSTADKIIAIFINPFVSGILILVILGGIYFELQTPGVGFPLLAALLALILYFVPYYMNGLAEYWEILIFFVGVILIGLEIFVIPGFGVAGVSGIILSAGSLVLMMINNDFFDFSFVPDGEIATASLTTFVAVLGAVVLMFVGGAKFTESRAFKRIALQTVLDSKQGYSANFKKESLIGKEGVAYTILRPSGKVMIDDTLQDASSRGEYIDKDAKIVVIGEEGNYLKVKAVV
- a CDS encoding nuclear transport factor 2 family protein, whose translation is MFLVSLLFILTIRSYGQEKEIGQLLNKWHLAAAHADLEAYFEFMADDGYYLGTDQFEVWTKDEFYGFCKPYFDQKKTWDFTVERRKIFLTEDKKTAWFEEVLSTWMGSCRGSGVLVLTEEGWKLKQYNLAVLVSNDDIQDYLKILKEK
- a CDS encoding LVIVD repeat-containing protein, whose product is MKNLLKYIVLSMLSVVMVSCEDGDIGFEFDDQDVSTSGSIAKFYIDQTHLYVIEENSLSVFDITDFENMQVKAQVDINREVETIFRLGDVLYLGTTTGVLFYDISDPNLPSYLSSYNHFTGCDPVVSDGQYAYTTLRSNAGCGGGTNVLDVVDMSNLDNPVLVKSYEVASPYGLVLFDDYLFLAQGSNGMKVFDISDVSNAIEVGAYSDIKALDFIRDGQNIIIRTESGITQIAVNADASFSVLSQINY
- a CDS encoding HAD family hydrolase, whose protein sequence is MKRKLSEPFEAILFDMDGVIIDSEPICRTVIAAMLKDRGHVVSVELQNQYVGRKTSEMWADFITTFDLAEPVSALTAQSDNQYLELIKHSEMQPISGLIPLLDYFQSLNKKMIVASSATAYNIHLVLDKFALSHYFEGHVSSDEVKQAKPNPDIFLLAAKKLGVNPTDCLVIEDSRNGILAARAAGMSSVGYQNPHSGNQDLQLADAVVHSLSEIIALVN
- the pgi gene encoding glucose-6-phosphate isomerase, producing MFPKVNPALTDSWSELEEHYEKISGEPIIDMFKNDPERFSKFSIQWKEFLVDYSKNIINDESMSLLMKLAKECELKDAIEAMFTGEKINETEDRAVLHTALRSNSTEPLKVDGQDIRPLIQTELKKVESFANKFHAGELKGYSGKKLNTIVNIGIGGSDLGPYMVTEALKPYSVEGIKAYFVSNVDGSHLHQVLKQVNPEETIFIVASKTFTTQETMTNAQSAKDWFLGHAKNEAEIAKHFIALSTNKASVEAFGIDSKNMFEFWDWVGGRYSLWSSIGASIALTVGFKNFKELLNGAEAMDLHFRETPFDKNLPVIMALLGIWYNNFFGAESHAILPYDQYMHRFASYLQQGDMESNGKFVDRNGEPIAIQTGPVIWGEPGTNGQHAFYQLIHQGTKLIASDFIAAAQSQNPMGDHHPKLLANFFAQTEALMKGKIEDQVINELLKEGKEEEEIEALLPFKVFEGNQPTNSILIKKITPFNLGALIAMYEHKIFVQGVIWNVFSFDQWGVELGKQLAGQILPELKGDEKVASHDASTNGLINQWKAWR
- a CDS encoding methylglyoxal synthase, producing MKIAVIAHDGKKAEMVGFLLENKEKLEGAEICATGTTGSHAERGGLVVTKYLSGPVGGDAQIATLVAEKKLDVVLFFRDPLGKHAHEPDIQMLMRLCDVHNIPLATNPAGAQLLLDGLYQKGV
- a CDS encoding GNAT family N-acetyltransferase, with the translated sequence MLHIRKATEKDLALIQSIEESSFPVFQRSNLRTLRLSLSSANQEVWVYEDENKETAGVLILHLHKRTLRIFSIGVKETHQGQGIGTSLLTHACNLALTYGNYKVSLEASVTNEKLIKWYQNAGFVITENLDNYYCEGESAVRMVFEIPGAKTKTETENIVVVDKPSDFKFDIDSIKIVSAKNYISNQEFHNIKNARIYNLCNSYSYQSIGYYVSLLASARDHRVMPSVSTIRDFNSTQITRSVTYELGEVIQETLSKHKETEYNLLVYYGQTNKTGFKKLAHQLFQVFESPIIRIKFTKADKWLIQKVSPMRVSSLTEEELQLLYRFSKDYFSRKRFHKTKSKQYKYDLAILVNPTEATPPSGPQALRAFKKSAEKYGFCVEFITKEDIDRISEFDALFIRETTNAKDHTYLMSRLAYAEGLVVIDDPWSILRCSNKIFQNEKLKQHNVLTPATQILVKGVFKPEHANGMNFPVVLKQPDSAFSLGVSKANNKEELISQMALLFKNSDLVVAQEFLYSDYDWRIGVLDQSPLFACKYYMSKDHWQVYNWEVNKNDTGGNAEILELKDVPPKVIKTALKAASLMGDGLYGVDLKMVNGKVYVIEVNDNPNIDVGCEDLIMGDELYDRLIHSILTRIEVSRNIKSPVMSLYSDR